The proteins below come from a single Jaculus jaculus isolate mJacJac1 chromosome X, mJacJac1.mat.Y.cur, whole genome shotgun sequence genomic window:
- the LOC101603689 gene encoding signal peptidase complex subunit 3-like, with protein MSTLLSRANSLFAFSLSVMAALTLGCIFTTAFKDRSAPVRLQVSRILLKNVEDFTGPRKRSDLGFLTFHISADLEKTFDWNVKQLFLYLSAEYSTKNNAVNQVVLWDKILLRGDNPKLLLKDLKTKYFFFDDGNGLRGNRNVTLTLSWNVIPNAGILPLVTGSGRVSVPFPDAYEITKSF; from the coding sequence ATGAGCACCTTGCTGTCGCGGGCGAACTCACTGTTCGCCTTCTCGCTGAGCGTCATGGCGGCGCTCACCTTGGGCTGCATCTTCACCACCGCCTTCAAAGACCGCAGCGCGCCAGTGCGCCTGCAAGTCTCGCGGATCCTGCTCAAAAACGTGGAGGACTTTACTGGACCCAGGAAGAGAAGCGACCTGGGATTCCTAACGTTTCACATCTCCGCGGATCTAGAGAAGACTTTTGACTGGAATGTCAAGCAGCTCTTTCTTTACTTGTCCGCAGAATATTCAACAAAAAACAACGCTGTCAATCAAGTGGTCCTCTGGGACAAGATCCTCCTGAGAGGTGATAACCCCAAGCTTCTGCTGAAAGATTTGAAAACAAAGTACTTCTTCTTTGACGATGGAAATGGCCTCAGGGGAAACCGGAATGTCACTTTGACCCTGTCTTGGAATGTGATACCAAACGCTGGAATTCTGCCTCTTGTGACTGGATCTGGACGTGTGTCTGTCCCGTTTCCGGATGCGTATGAAATAACCAAGAGTTTTTAA